The proteins below are encoded in one region of Clostridium pasteurianum DSM 525 = ATCC 6013:
- a CDS encoding FadR/GntR family transcriptional regulator has translation MRDGRTSDKVLEKIEEKIFSGEWKPGQKIMSETQLSKELDVSRVSVREALEKLVTLNIVTKKQGGGTFVNDLSPLVYLNSLIPMLVLDMDSYLDILEFRLITEPEAARLCTERCSDYLIDELEICYNNMVMYKDNIDRFTEEDLKFHNKISEGTDNSLIIKVNELLRNVLKYHQKLLYKSLGPTGGVSEHKLILDAIKNRDPELASIYARRHALRTINDIKNSGL, from the coding sequence ATGAGAGATGGTAGAACTAGCGATAAGGTATTAGAAAAAATAGAAGAAAAAATATTTAGTGGTGAGTGGAAACCAGGGCAAAAAATTATGTCAGAAACTCAACTTTCAAAGGAACTAGATGTGAGTAGAGTTTCTGTAAGAGAGGCGCTAGAGAAGCTGGTAACATTAAACATTGTAACTAAAAAGCAAGGTGGAGGAACTTTTGTTAACGATTTGAGTCCTTTAGTTTATTTGAATAGTTTAATTCCTATGCTGGTTTTAGATATGGATAGTTATTTGGATATACTAGAATTTAGATTGATAACAGAACCTGAAGCAGCTAGATTATGTACTGAAAGATGCAGTGATTATTTAATAGATGAATTAGAAATTTGTTATAATAATATGGTTATGTATAAGGATAATATTGATAGGTTTACAGAAGAAGATTTGAAATTTCATAATAAAATTTCAGAAGGTACGGATAATTCATTAATTATTAAAGTAAATGAACTGCTTAGAAATGTACTTAAATACCATCAAAAGCTCTTATATAAAAGTTTAGGACCTACAGGTGGTGTATCTGAACATAAATTAATTTTAGATGCAATAAAGAATAGAGATCCGGAACTTGCATCCATATATGCAAGAAGGCATGCACTGAGAACTATAAATGATATAAAAAATAGTGGATTGTAA
- a CDS encoding sugar kinase, with product MAKKVVTMGELLLRLTTPGHSRFAQARSFDAIYGGAEANVAVFLANMGMDSYFLTRLPDNEIGDSAVNFIRNYGVKTDYILRGGDRVGIYFLEKGTSVRPSKVVYDRKNSSMCDIDVNDIDFETVFKDAEWFHLSGITPALGGKCILLVEKAVEYAKKKGVHISMDLNYRAKMWSYDKFESVVSKFIKDIDVCFGWLSSEEEGGTHKIADFAKQGIDLKKFENTFSNMQKRYRIKYMVTTLRENYSADNNALSALIYDGKELYQSNKYNFTIKDRVGTGDAFAAGLIYKLANGADFREALEFGVASGVFKHTIEGDFNICTEDEIMTLVNGNTSGSVQR from the coding sequence ATGGCAAAAAAAGTAGTAACTATGGGGGAATTATTATTAAGACTTACTACACCCGGCCATAGCAGATTTGCTCAAGCTAGATCTTTTGATGCAATATATGGTGGTGCTGAAGCAAATGTAGCAGTTTTTTTAGCAAATATGGGTATGGATTCATATTTTCTAACTAGACTTCCTGATAATGAGATTGGGGATAGTGCTGTAAATTTTATAAGAAATTATGGGGTGAAAACTGATTATATTTTAAGAGGTGGGGACAGAGTAGGAATATATTTCTTAGAAAAAGGTACTTCTGTTAGACCATCTAAAGTTGTATATGATAGAAAAAATTCCTCAATGTGTGATATAGATGTAAATGATATAGATTTTGAAACAGTATTTAAAGATGCCGAGTGGTTTCATCTTTCTGGGATAACTCCAGCTCTTGGAGGAAAATGTATATTACTGGTAGAAAAGGCTGTAGAATATGCTAAGAAAAAGGGTGTACACATAAGTATGGATCTTAATTACAGAGCAAAAATGTGGAGTTATGATAAATTTGAAAGTGTAGTTTCAAAATTTATAAAGGATATTGATGTTTGCTTTGGATGGTTAAGCAGCGAAGAAGAAGGCGGAACTCATAAAATTGCTGATTTTGCAAAACAGGGAATAGATTTAAAAAAATTTGAAAATACGTTTTCAAATATGCAAAAAAGGTATAGAATAAAGTATATGGTAACTACTTTAAGAGAGAATTATTCGGCAGATAACAACGCACTTTCTGCTTTAATTTATGATGGAAAGGAATTATATCAGTCAAATAAATATAATTTCACCATAAAGGATAGAGTTGGAACAGGAGATGCTTTTGCTGCTGGATTAATATATAAACTTGCTAATGGAGCAGATTTTAGAGAAGCATTAGAGTTTGGAGTAGCATCAGGTGTATTTAAGCATACTATAGAAGGGGACTTCAATATTTGTACTGAAGATGAAATAATGACCCTTGTAAATGGGAATACATCTGGAAGTGTCCAAAGATAA
- a CDS encoding bifunctional 2-keto-4-hydroxyglutarate aldolase/2-keto-3-deoxy-6-phosphogluconate aldolase gives MIEKFNTLTRIEEVGVVAVVRAKSEDEAIKISKACIEGGIPAIEVTFTVPGADKVITSLKNKFSKDELIVGAGTVLDSETARIAILAGAQYIVSPGFDLESAKLCNRYQIPYMAGCMTITEMIQALEAGTDIIKLFPGSAFGPSMVKNVKAPLPQIPIMPTGGVSLENVDQWIKNGCIAVGVGGQLIEGAKTGNYELITETAKKFVEKVKAARA, from the coding sequence ATGATTGAAAAATTTAATACATTAACAAGAATCGAAGAAGTAGGTGTGGTTGCAGTTGTTAGAGCGAAAAGTGAGGATGAAGCTATAAAAATTTCAAAAGCTTGTATAGAAGGTGGAATACCTGCAATTGAAGTTACTTTTACAGTTCCTGGAGCGGATAAAGTAATAACATCTCTAAAAAATAAATTTTCAAAAGATGAATTAATAGTTGGTGCTGGAACTGTACTTGACAGTGAAACAGCAAGAATAGCAATATTGGCTGGTGCACAATATATTGTTAGTCCTGGGTTTGATTTAGAATCTGCAAAGCTTTGCAATAGATACCAAATTCCTTATATGGCTGGATGTATGACAATAACTGAAATGATACAAGCTTTAGAAGCTGGTACAGATATTATAAAATTATTTCCAGGAAGTGCCTTTGGACCAAGTATGGTTAAAAATGTAAAAGCACCATTGCCACAGATTCCAATTATGCCTACTGGTGGAGTTAGTTTGGAGAATGTAGATCAATGGATTAAAAATGGATGCATTGCAGTTGGTGTAGGTGGTCAGCTTATAGAGGGAGCTAAGACAGGAAATTATGAATTAATAACGGAAACTGCAAAAAAATTTGTTGAAAAGGTAAAAGCGGCTAGAGCTTAA
- a CDS encoding IclR family transcriptional regulator — MQEVVQSVDRTLSILELLSDYENGLGITEISEKVNLHKSTVHRLLNTLMVKGYVQQSEDSNRYKLTLKLFELGSKKVEKMNIVNVARPLLKELMEKTNEVIHLVVREGIDIVYVAKVESQNPIRMYSRIGKKSPMYCTAVGKSMMSHMSEEEVNLIWKNSNVEKLTEYTITDFQTFKDNIDLIRNEGYAIDEQENEIGIRCIAASVLDYSGNIVGAISISGSIISFKEEKIQEFSKLIIEYSNRISQELGYKCS; from the coding sequence ATGCAAGAGGTAGTACAATCAGTAGATAGAACTTTGTCTATTTTAGAACTATTATCAGATTATGAAAATGGGTTAGGTATAACTGAAATTAGTGAGAAGGTAAATCTTCATAAGAGCACAGTTCATAGGCTTTTGAATACTTTAATGGTTAAAGGTTATGTTCAGCAAAGTGAAGATAGTAATAGATATAAATTGACTTTAAAGTTATTTGAACTCGGCAGTAAAAAAGTTGAAAAAATGAATATAGTTAACGTTGCAAGACCATTACTTAAAGAGCTTATGGAAAAAACTAATGAAGTAATACATTTAGTTGTTCGAGAAGGCATAGATATTGTATATGTAGCAAAGGTGGAGTCTCAAAATCCTATAAGAATGTATTCAAGAATTGGAAAGAAAAGTCCAATGTATTGTACTGCTGTTGGAAAATCAATGATGTCTCATATGAGTGAGGAAGAAGTTAATTTAATTTGGAAAAATAGTAATGTAGAAAAGTTAACGGAATATACAATTACAGATTTTCAAACTTTCAAAGACAATATAGATTTGATTAGAAATGAAGGTTATGCTATTGATGAGCAAGAAAATGAAATTGGAATTAGATGTATAGCAGCATCTGTTTTAGATTATAGTGGAAATATAGTTGGAGCCATTAGTATATCTGGATCTATAATAAGTTTTAAAGAAGAGAAAATACAAGAATTTTCAAAACTCATTATAGAGTATTCTAATAGAATATCACAAGAACTTGGATATAAGTGTAGTTAG
- the hsp18 gene encoding heat shock protein Hsp18, giving the protein MFGMIPFRRNNGVVRNGSAFDDLFSKFLGDDFFSPTLTSAGNFKVDLKEDENAYTLEADLPGIKKDDINLDYANNYLTISAKRDETVENKDNNYVRRERRYGQFRRGFYVDNINESAIDASFKDGILKITLPKIDKGMEKKRIDIH; this is encoded by the coding sequence ATGTTTGGTATGATTCCATTTAGAAGAAATAATGGTGTTGTAAGAAATGGATCTGCTTTCGATGATCTATTCAGTAAATTTTTAGGAGATGATTTCTTCTCTCCAACTTTAACAAGCGCTGGTAATTTCAAAGTTGATTTAAAGGAAGACGAAAATGCCTATACTTTAGAAGCTGATTTACCAGGAATAAAAAAAGATGATATTAATTTAGATTATGCAAACAATTATTTGACTATTTCTGCTAAACGTGATGAAACAGTAGAAAACAAAGATAATAATTATGTAAGACGTGAAAGAAGATATGGTCAATTCAGAAGAGGTTTCTATGTTGATAATATTAATGAATCTGCTATAGATGCTTCTTTTAAAGATGGAATTTTAAAAATAACTTTACCAAAAATAGATAAAGGCATGGAAAAGAAAAGAATAGATATTCATTAA
- a CDS encoding N-acetylmuramoyl-L-alanine amidase, translating to MKIAVRFGHQLTGADGGAVGIVKETDVNRRYGPKVISKLQALGHTIINVTPPEAHRSLSDSLNYGINLANSNNVDLFVSCHVNAAAYTSVPRGCEVVCLGSGKGLDYATKVSNALSELGFKNRGAKADTRGLAEIRKTNMPCVIIEPFFMDSSADVAIYNKVGDEGIANAIVKGITGQTGNNTAPVVNNAVASAPVQKSSVSTGDSTVKIIQQQLNAVTNARLAVDGIMDPNTIAKIKELQIVAGIAVDGKWGPQSAGVIGEIYSKPIIRIGSRGIAVRVLQFRLGIQFDGIFGNQTVGKLIQYQKNNGLAVDAICGPQTWSKLLGL from the coding sequence ATGAAAATTGCAGTAAGATTTGGGCATCAATTAACTGGAGCAGATGGAGGAGCAGTAGGGATTGTAAAAGAAACAGATGTTAATAGAAGATATGGACCTAAAGTGATTTCTAAGTTACAAGCTCTAGGTCATACAATTATTAACGTAACTCCGCCAGAAGCACACAGGAGCTTAAGTGATAGCTTAAACTATGGAATAAATTTAGCTAACAGTAATAATGTAGATTTATTTGTTTCTTGTCATGTTAATGCTGCAGCATACACTAGTGTACCTAGAGGATGTGAAGTCGTATGCCTTGGTTCTGGGAAAGGATTAGACTATGCTACAAAAGTATCTAATGCATTGTCGGAATTAGGTTTTAAAAATCGTGGAGCTAAGGCAGATACTAGAGGATTGGCTGAAATTAGAAAAACAAATATGCCTTGTGTGATTATAGAACCTTTCTTTATGGATAGCTCCGCAGACGTAGCCATTTATAACAAGGTTGGGGATGAAGGTATTGCTAATGCTATCGTAAAAGGCATAACAGGGCAAACCGGTAATAATACAGCACCAGTAGTAAATAATGCTGTTGCCAGTGCTCCAGTGCAAAAGTCTTCTGTAAGTACAGGAGATTCTACGGTTAAAATAATTCAACAGCAGTTAAATGCTGTAACAAATGCAAGACTTGCCGTTGATGGTATTATGGATCCAAATACCATTGCCAAGATTAAAGAGCTACAAATAGTTGCTGGAATTGCTGTGGATGGGAAATGGGGACCTCAATCAGCTGGTGTTATTGGAGAAATTTATTCAAAACCTATAATAAGAATTGGAAGCCGTGGGATTGCGGTTAGAGTATTACAGTTCAGATTAGGAATTCAGTTTGATGGTATATTTGGAAATCAGACAGTTGGTAAATTAATTCAATATCAAAAAAATAACGGTCTTGCTGTAGATGCAATTTGCGGACCACAAACATGGAGTAAACTTTTAGGATTATAG
- a CDS encoding phage holin family protein gives MKRRIFNGIAAGIGGACTYIFGGWDTPLIVLILFMGIDYITGLVGAAYQNKLNSKIGYKGIAKKASILIVIIVAVLLDRLINNNVWVFRSLVCYFYIANEGISILENVGKTGVPYPPKLLNVLEQLKKK, from the coding sequence ATGAAAAGACGTATATTTAACGGTATAGCAGCAGGGATAGGAGGTGCATGTACGTATATTTTCGGTGGGTGGGACACTCCTTTAATTGTCTTAATTTTATTTATGGGCATAGACTATATAACTGGGCTTGTAGGAGCAGCATATCAAAATAAGCTTAATAGTAAAATTGGATATAAAGGTATAGCTAAAAAAGCGTCTATTTTAATAGTAATTATAGTTGCTGTCTTATTAGATAGATTAATAAATAATAATGTATGGGTTTTTCGTTCCCTTGTTTGTTATTTTTATATAGCAAATGAGGGTATTTCTATTTTAGAGAATGTAGGGAAAACAGGAGTGCCATATCCACCAAAATTATTAAATGTTTTAGAGCAATTAAAAAAGAAATAA